The sequence below is a genomic window from Halosolutus gelatinilyticus.
AGTTCCTCGACGAGCTCTTCGTAGGATTGCCCCTCGTCGCGGTGACTGTCGAGTCGGTCCTTGAGGTCGTCGCTGATTTCGATCGTGTGCGTCATGGGAAGTCGAGCCCGCGCCTACGGCGGTCGCGGCCGTCGGCGGTACTATCGTCGACCCTGCTGATAATACTCCCGGGGCGCGTGTGCAGCCCGCGAGCAAGCACGAGAAAGGACCCCAATTACTCCGCTGCCCGTCCTACCGGCGATCGATGGCAGCGACACTCACGGACGACGAAATCGGAAAGACGGTCGTCGATGCGGAGGGGAAGGAACTCGGGATCGTCGCGAGCGTCGAGCGGGATCGAGCGGCCGTCGACCCGAACCCGAGCGTCGCGGAACACCTGCTGGCGAAACTCGGCGTCGAGGGCGAGGACGAGGAAGATTACCTGGTGACCGAGGACATGATCGCGACGATCGACGAGGAGATCGTTCTGCGCGGCGAACTCTAACGTCGCCCGTCAGTCGTCGGTCGTCGGTTCGACGTCCTCCGCCTCCGCGCCGGCGGGTTCCCGATCCGGCGAGCCCCTGACGTCGCCGGTGCGCCAGGTTCCCCGGCGGAACCAGCCGTAGGCGATGACGGCGCCGGCGACGTTCGAAACGATGAACCCCCACCAGATGCCGAGCGGTCCGATCGACTCGACGAGCGCCGGGACCGCGATCGACCAGTCGGCGATTCGAAGGGTGACGGGGCCGACCCCGTGACTCAGCGCCGCCGCGACGGGCAGTCGGATCAGACCCAGGAACAACACCGCGATCGCCGCGGCCACCAGCGTCTGTCCGGCGCCGCGGAAGACGCCGGTGTACGCGCGGATCACGCCGATGAAGCCGAACGTGAGCGCGACGTACCGGAGGAACTCGGCAGCCACCGCGACGACGCCTGGATCGTCCGTGAACACGGCGGCGATCGGCGTCGGAACCAGAAAGATGAACGCGCCCATCGCCCCGAGGACGAGGAACATCGCCTTCGAAGCGAAATGCGCGGTTTGGCCGGCGCGCTCGGGCTTTCGGGCGCCGATGTTCTGCCCGGCCATGGTCTCGACGCCCTGCGAAACCGCGATCGCCGGCAGGAAGATCACCGAGAAGACGCGGATGCCGATCCCGTAACCGGCGACGACGGTCGTCGAGAACGCGCCGACGACCAGGAGCATCGCGTTGACCGACGCCGCCCGCGCGGTCCCCTCGACCGAGGCGGGGATCCCGATGTCGAGCATCTTCCGGAAGTACGCGAGATCCGGCCGCATGTCCGCCGGTCGGATCTTGACGCCGCGGGTTCCGCGGAGCATGATCGCCATCCCGACGACCATCGCCACGCCTCGGGAGAAGACCGTCGCGTACGCGGCCCCCTCGATCCCCAGTTCCGGGAACGCGATCGTTCCGACCAGCGGAGCGTCGGTTACGACCGTCCACCCGAAGATGAGAAACGGATCCAGGATCATGTTGACCACGACGGTTCCGAACATCACGAGCATGGGCGTGACCGTGTCGCCGTACCCCCGCATCAGCGAGATGAAGATGAAGAAGCCGAACATCAGCGGCAGTCCGATCGCGATCACCTGCATGTACGCAGTCGCGGCCGCCAGCGTGTCCGGGGCCGCCCCGAACAGGCGCAACAAGTCGTCGACGGCCACGTAGCCGACGGCGCCCATAATGGCCGCGGCGACGAACGAGAACAGCACGGTCTGGGAGGCGGCGTACTCCGCTTGCCGATCGTCGCCCGCGCCGACGTTCTGGGCGACCAGCACCGACCCAGCCACCGAGAGACCGATGCCCAGCGAGATCAGCAGGAAAACCATCGGGAACGCAAAGGAGATGGCCGCCAGCGCCGTCGTCGAGTACTGTCCCAGCCAGAACGTGTCGACGAGGTTGTAGGCGGTTTGCAGCAGGTTCGTGATGACGATCGGAATGGAGAGATAGAACAGCGGCCACCCGATCCCGCCGCTCGTGAGGTCGAGTTCGTCGGGGCCTTTGAACATCAAGTCTCCCCCTCCCCGTCGAAGTCGATGCCGAGGGTGGATTCGAGGTACGTCTCGACGAGGGTCCGCGTTTCGGCGGGGTCCTCCCCGAGCGCGACCTCGCGAGTGTGGCCGCCGTTCGTCGCGGTGGCGACGAACCGCGCGACCCCGTGCGGATCGGCGTCCGCGAAGACGCCCTCGTCGATGCCGTCCCGAACCGCCTCCGCGACCGTTCGACGGAATCGCTCGTCGAGCGTCCGCAGGCGCTCGCGGTAGGCCTCGTTGTACGGCGCCTGCGCTTTGATCTCTAGCAGGGCGGTCGGGTACTCCCCGCGATCCTCTTCGGCCCGATCGAACACCGTCGACACGACCGATCGCAGCCGCGTTTCGGGGTCGGCCGAGTCGACGACGATTTCGGACTCGTACCAGTCCGCCACGTGCTCCAGGAACGCTTGCAGCAAGTCCTCTTTCGTGTCGTAGTGGTAGTGAAGCGTCGCCTTGCTCTTGTCCGTGTGATCCGCGATGCGCTGCATCGTCAGCTCGGCGTACCCGTGCTCACAGAGCGCGCGATAGATCGCATCCATGATCTCCTCGTCGGCGTCCGCCATCAGTACGAATTGACTAACCGGTTAGTCAAATGCGTTCCGGACTCGGAATCCGGTCGCGGTCGTCAGTCGAGCGCCGATCGGTACTGGGCGAGCACGTCCTCTTCGGGCGGACCGTCGATCCGGAGTTCCCCGTCGACGATGACCGTGACCCGATCGAACAGATCGGCGAAGGCGGCGACGTTGTGCGTCGAGACGACGACGGTTCGATTGCTCTCACGCTGGTAGGACGCGAGAAACGATCGGATCCGTCGCCGGGAATACTCGTCGACGTCGGCGAGCGGTTCGTCGAGCAACAGGAACCGCGGGCGCTTGACCAGCGCGAGTGCGAGGTCGAGTTTCGTGCGGAACCCGCCCGAGAGTTCGTCGGCCCGGCGGTGGGCGGCGGGGGCGAGCCGAAGTTCGTCGAGCAGCGTCTCGGTCCAGGATTCGGGCGGCGGATCGTCGACGAAGCCACGGAAGACCGCGAGG
It includes:
- a CDS encoding MATE family efflux transporter, whose translation is MFKGPDELDLTSGGIGWPLFYLSIPIVITNLLQTAYNLVDTFWLGQYSTTALAAISFAFPMVFLLISLGIGLSVAGSVLVAQNVGAGDDRQAEYAASQTVLFSFVAAAIMGAVGYVAVDDLLRLFGAAPDTLAAATAYMQVIAIGLPLMFGFFIFISLMRGYGDTVTPMLVMFGTVVVNMILDPFLIFGWTVVTDAPLVGTIAFPELGIEGAAYATVFSRGVAMVVGMAIMLRGTRGVKIRPADMRPDLAYFRKMLDIGIPASVEGTARAASVNAMLLVVGAFSTTVVAGYGIGIRVFSVIFLPAIAVSQGVETMAGQNIGARKPERAGQTAHFASKAMFLVLGAMGAFIFLVPTPIAAVFTDDPGVVAVAAEFLRYVALTFGFIGVIRAYTGVFRGAGQTLVAAAIAVLFLGLIRLPVAAALSHGVGPVTLRIADWSIAVPALVESIGPLGIWWGFIVSNVAGAVIAYGWFRRGTWRTGDVRGSPDREPAGAEAEDVEPTTDD
- a CDS encoding ABC transporter ATP-binding protein produces the protein METTADDTTTDDADDATDLAADPDGTDAPLALSNATKRYGKTTALEGVSLAFEPGTFHGLIGPNGSGKTTLFALLAGLARPTSGRVDRASASVGYSFQEPRFYPDLTVRENLAVFRGFVDDPPPESWTETLLDELRLAPAAHRRADELSGGFRTKLDLALALVKRPRFLLLDEPLADVDEYSRRRIRSFLASYQRESNRTVVVSTHNVAAFADLFDRVTVIVDGELRIDGPPEEDVLAQYRSALD
- a CDS encoding TetR/AcrR family transcriptional regulator, which translates into the protein MADADEEIMDAIYRALCEHGYAELTMQRIADHTDKSKATLHYHYDTKEDLLQAFLEHVADWYESEIVVDSADPETRLRSVVSTVFDRAEEDRGEYPTALLEIKAQAPYNEAYRERLRTLDERFRRTVAEAVRDGIDEGVFADADPHGVARFVATATNGGHTREVALGEDPAETRTLVETYLESTLGIDFDGEGET
- a CDS encoding DUF7557 family protein codes for the protein MTHTIEISDDLKDRLDSHRDEGQSYEELVEELVSIYETEGTFLQEGYSE